The following are encoded together in the Xiphophorus hellerii strain 12219 chromosome 3, Xiphophorus_hellerii-4.1, whole genome shotgun sequence genome:
- the cpvl gene encoding putative serine carboxypeptidase CPVL isoform X1, with the protein MRMLRETLALLFLWACLGPVAAARSCSSFFCRKSHRVSGLNGVDPGAPLFITPYLEKGAIDEARKLSMVGKMPGANVKSYSGYFTVNKTFNSNLFFWFFPAQMTRQNKAPVLLWLQGGPGGTSMFGLFVEHGPYVVYKNMTVGLRDYSWTSRYSVLYIDNPVGTGFSFTDDDRGFAQNQDDVGRDLYSALTQFFQLFPEYQSNEFYATGESYAGKYVPAISYYIHKNNPTAKVKINFKGMAIGDGLCDPELMLGGYGEFLYQTGMIDKLQKQYVDKQTDLGVELIQQQKWVEAFKVFDSLLNGDVDPYPSFFQNATGCTNYYNYMTCQEPEDQEYFSQFVTLPDVRKAIHVGNLTFHDGSEVEKHLVQDVMKSIKPWLGILMDNYRVLIYSGQLDVIVAAPLTERFLPTVNWSGAAEYKTAPRFHWKLQPGDTEVAGYVRQVGEFFQVIIRGGGHILPYDQPARSFDMIDRFLSTQGWE; encoded by the exons ATGAG GATGCTGAGGGAAACTCTGGCTCTCCTGTTCCTCTGGGCCTGCCTGGGCCCTGTAGCCGCCGCACGGAGCTGCTCGTCGTTTTTCTGCAGGAAATCTCACAGAGTCAGCGGTCTGAATGGAGTGGACCCCGGGGCTCCTCTGTTTATCACTCCCTATCTGGAGAAGGGCGCCATAGATGAAG CCAGGAAACTAAGTATGGTTGGAAAAATGCCTGGGGCGAATGTCAAGAGTTACTCTGGATACTTCACAGTCAACAAGACCTTCAACAGCAACCTCTTTTTCTGGTTCTTCCCTGCACAAATG ACAAGGCAGAACAAAGCCCCAGTACTGCTCTGGCTGCAAGGTGGACCAGGTGGCACCTCCATGTTCGGTCTCTTTGTGGAGCACGGACCTTATGTGGTGTACAAGAACATGACTG TCGGTTTAAGGGATTACTCATGGACGAGCAGATATTCAGTTTTGTACATTGACAATCcg gttggaACAGGTTTCAGCTTTACTGATGATGACAGAGGCTTTGCTCAGAACCAAGATGATGTTGGCAGAGATCTGTACAG tgctttaaCACAGTTCTTCCAACTCTTTCCTGAGTATCAGTCCAATGAGTTTTATGCAACTGGGGAG tCATACGCAGGAAAATATGTTCCTGCCATTTCCTATTACATCCACAAAAACAACCCCACGGCAAAGGTGAAGATCAACTTTAAGGGCATGGCTATTGGTGACGGACTCTGTGATCCAGAACTG ATGCTGGGTGGTTATGGAGAGTTCCTGTATCAGACAGGAATGATAGACAAACTCCAAAAACAGTACGTGGACAAGCAGACGGACCTCGGCGTGGAACTCatccagcagcagaaatggGTGGAGGCTTTTAAG GTTTTTGACTCTTTGCTGAATGGAGACGTGGATCCGTATCCGTCCTTTTTCCAAAATGCTACAGGCTGCACCAACTATTATAACTACATGACATGTCAG gaACCTGAAGACCAGGAGTACTTCTCCCAGTTTGTGACTTTGCCTGATGTGCGGAAAGCCATCCACGTGGGTAACCTGACCTTCCATGACGGCTCCGAGGTGGAGAAGCACCTAGTGCAGGATGTCATGAAGAGCATCAAACCATGGTTGGGGATTCTGATGGACAACTATAGG GTCCTAATCTACAGCGGTCAGCTGGATGTGATTGTAGCAGCTCCTCTGACCGAGAGGTTTCTACCGACTGTCAACTGGAGCGGAGCCGCCGAGTATAAAACCGCTCCCCGGTTCCACTGGAAGCTCCAGCCCGGCGACACCGAGGTGGCAGGTTATGTCAGACAAGTCGGAGAGTTTTTCCAG GTCATCATCAGAGGAGGAGGCCACATCCTGCCTTACGACCAGCCGGCAAGGTCCTTTGATATGATCGACAGATTCTTGTCAACACAGGGATGGGAGTGA
- the cpvl gene encoding putative serine carboxypeptidase CPVL isoform X2: protein MLRETLALLFLWACLGPVAAARSCSSFFCRKSHRVSGLNGVDPGAPLFITPYLEKGAIDEARKLSMVGKMPGANVKSYSGYFTVNKTFNSNLFFWFFPAQMTRQNKAPVLLWLQGGPGGTSMFGLFVEHGPYVVYKNMTVGLRDYSWTSRYSVLYIDNPVGTGFSFTDDDRGFAQNQDDVGRDLYSALTQFFQLFPEYQSNEFYATGESYAGKYVPAISYYIHKNNPTAKVKINFKGMAIGDGLCDPELMLGGYGEFLYQTGMIDKLQKQYVDKQTDLGVELIQQQKWVEAFKVFDSLLNGDVDPYPSFFQNATGCTNYYNYMTCQEPEDQEYFSQFVTLPDVRKAIHVGNLTFHDGSEVEKHLVQDVMKSIKPWLGILMDNYRVLIYSGQLDVIVAAPLTERFLPTVNWSGAAEYKTAPRFHWKLQPGDTEVAGYVRQVGEFFQVIIRGGGHILPYDQPARSFDMIDRFLSTQGWE from the exons ATGCTGAGGGAAACTCTGGCTCTCCTGTTCCTCTGGGCCTGCCTGGGCCCTGTAGCCGCCGCACGGAGCTGCTCGTCGTTTTTCTGCAGGAAATCTCACAGAGTCAGCGGTCTGAATGGAGTGGACCCCGGGGCTCCTCTGTTTATCACTCCCTATCTGGAGAAGGGCGCCATAGATGAAG CCAGGAAACTAAGTATGGTTGGAAAAATGCCTGGGGCGAATGTCAAGAGTTACTCTGGATACTTCACAGTCAACAAGACCTTCAACAGCAACCTCTTTTTCTGGTTCTTCCCTGCACAAATG ACAAGGCAGAACAAAGCCCCAGTACTGCTCTGGCTGCAAGGTGGACCAGGTGGCACCTCCATGTTCGGTCTCTTTGTGGAGCACGGACCTTATGTGGTGTACAAGAACATGACTG TCGGTTTAAGGGATTACTCATGGACGAGCAGATATTCAGTTTTGTACATTGACAATCcg gttggaACAGGTTTCAGCTTTACTGATGATGACAGAGGCTTTGCTCAGAACCAAGATGATGTTGGCAGAGATCTGTACAG tgctttaaCACAGTTCTTCCAACTCTTTCCTGAGTATCAGTCCAATGAGTTTTATGCAACTGGGGAG tCATACGCAGGAAAATATGTTCCTGCCATTTCCTATTACATCCACAAAAACAACCCCACGGCAAAGGTGAAGATCAACTTTAAGGGCATGGCTATTGGTGACGGACTCTGTGATCCAGAACTG ATGCTGGGTGGTTATGGAGAGTTCCTGTATCAGACAGGAATGATAGACAAACTCCAAAAACAGTACGTGGACAAGCAGACGGACCTCGGCGTGGAACTCatccagcagcagaaatggGTGGAGGCTTTTAAG GTTTTTGACTCTTTGCTGAATGGAGACGTGGATCCGTATCCGTCCTTTTTCCAAAATGCTACAGGCTGCACCAACTATTATAACTACATGACATGTCAG gaACCTGAAGACCAGGAGTACTTCTCCCAGTTTGTGACTTTGCCTGATGTGCGGAAAGCCATCCACGTGGGTAACCTGACCTTCCATGACGGCTCCGAGGTGGAGAAGCACCTAGTGCAGGATGTCATGAAGAGCATCAAACCATGGTTGGGGATTCTGATGGACAACTATAGG GTCCTAATCTACAGCGGTCAGCTGGATGTGATTGTAGCAGCTCCTCTGACCGAGAGGTTTCTACCGACTGTCAACTGGAGCGGAGCCGCCGAGTATAAAACCGCTCCCCGGTTCCACTGGAAGCTCCAGCCCGGCGACACCGAGGTGGCAGGTTATGTCAGACAAGTCGGAGAGTTTTTCCAG GTCATCATCAGAGGAGGAGGCCACATCCTGCCTTACGACCAGCCGGCAAGGTCCTTTGATATGATCGACAGATTCTTGTCAACACAGGGATGGGAGTGA